The DNA segment TTGCATTTGGTATTTATGTGGCCAAAAGTGCCAGACTGAGTTACTgttaattagaaaattgtttaagtcaATGCTGCAAGCGAATCTCAATAAAAATCGCAAGGCAGCTGCAATTTCCATTGAACAAAAGCAACttgaatattttcaaatgtgCCGCGTAAGTCAAGCAGTACACCTCTGACTTTACGCACTGCTTGGTTGTACTGCTTGCACAAGAGCACTGTCTGTCAACtgtaatacaaaattattacagTTCAAACTGCTCGAGTTGacgttaaatttgaaatgaaattggaattttattttccaacttttatgtacaaatatgcaataaataaatgtatgttttacaaaatatatcttatTTAATCTTAGGAGGAATCATCACTGTCGGAGGAAACGAGCATGTGCATAAACGACAACACAACTAACAAAGCATAACACTTGATAACTGCAAGGAGAAGGAAACTAATCAGAAatcacacaacaacaattgccacTCACTTGTTGTGCCCACCAAGAGTGCCACAAACAGCGGTATCGATTCCATTTTGCGATTCGTATAGCTCAGAATGTAAAAGATGGCCAGGAAAATGGTCGTGAAAATGCCCCACATGAGATACGTGAAAATAATGCCAGTTGATTCCTAAAGAGAATGTTGTAACGACACAAATTGGGGACTTGACGGA comes from the Drosophila sulfurigaster albostrigata strain 15112-1811.04 chromosome 2L, ASM2355843v2, whole genome shotgun sequence genome and includes:
- the LOC133839579 gene encoding uncharacterized protein LOC133839579 isoform X1, whose product is MFYLQNFLFIFSLRFGCRLIAYTEICAYGYGVYYMFREFGFIELMESMIIISLGTSCILAILMLVSTLQEHESTGIIFTYLMWGIFTTIFLAIFYILSYTNRKMESIPLFVALLVGTTIIKCYALLVVLSFMHMLVSSDSDDSS
- the LOC133839579 gene encoding uncharacterized protein LOC133839579 isoform X2 — translated: MFYLQNFLFIFSLRFGCRLIAYTEICAYGYGVYYMFREFGFIELMESMIIISLGTSCILAILMLVSTLQEHESTGIIFTYLMWGIFTTIFLAIFYILSYTNRKMESIPLFVALLFPSPCSYQVLCFVSCVVVYAHARFLRQ